Part of the Streptomyces sp. WMMC500 genome is shown below.
GTCGCGGCCACCGTGCCCAGCGCCAGCGGCAGCCGCGCCGCGTGGTGCCGGGCGACGAGCTGGCCGTAGACGAGGCCGACCGCCATGTTGGACAGCACCAGCAGGGTCAGCAGTTGGCCGGCCTCCGCGCGGCTCGCGCCCTGGGCCTCGACGAGGAACGGCAGCCCCCACAGCAGCAGGAAGACCATCGCCGGGAACTGGGTGGTGAAGTGCACCCAGAAGCCCAGCCGGGTGCCCGGCTCGCGCCAGGCGCCGGCTATCTGCCGGCGGATGCCGCGGCCGTGGTGGTCCTCGGGGGGCGGCGGGACGTAGTCGCGGGGCTGGTCGCGGAGGAAGAGCAGGACGAGGACGAGCATGACCGCGCCGGCCACCGCGCTGCCCGCGAAGGTCGGGGTCCAGCCGAACTCCTGGAGCATGCGGGAGAGCAGGAGCGTCGAGACCAGGTTGCCCGCCATCCCGACGAGCCCGGCGAGCTGCGCTATCAGCGGTCCGCGGCGGGCGGGGAACCAGCGCGCGCCGAGCCGCAGGATGCTGATGAACGTCATCGCGTCGCCGCAGCCGAGCAGCGCGCGGGAGGCGAGCGCGGCGCCGTACGTGCCGGAGAGCGCGAAGCCGAACTGCCCCGCCGTGTACAGCACGATGCCCATCGCCAGCACCCGGCGCGTGCCGAACCGGTCGACGAGCAGGCCGACGGGGATCTGCATGCCGGCGTAGACGAGGAGCTGGAGGATGGAGAAGCCGGAGAGGGCGGAGGCGCCGACGTCGAAGCGCTCGGCGGCGTCGATGCCGGCGACGCCCAGGCTCGTCCGGTACGTGACGGCGACGAAGTAGACGGCGACGCCGACGCCCCAGACGGCGGCGGCGGTCAGGCCGCCGGGTGGGTCGCCGGGCAGGCCGCGGGCGCCGGGGGCGCCCCCCGCGCGCACGGCGGTCACCGCAGGTCCCCGCGGAGCAGGTCCCGGACGGAGGCGACGTGCCCGTGGACCGCGGCGGCGACCGTGTCGGCGCTGCCGCCGCGCAGCGCCGACAGGATCTCGGCGTGCTCGGCGAGGGAGCGGTGCATACGGCCGGGCTGGGCGTTCATCAGGGCGACGCCCATGCGGAGCTGGCGGTCGCGGAGTTGGTCGTAGAGGCGGACGAGGATGTCGTTGCCGGCGTTGCGGACGATCGTGGCGTGGAAGCAGCGGTCGGTGGCGGCGGCCGCGGCGCGGTCGTCGGCCTCGACGTGCCGGCGCTGCTCCTCCAGCAGCTCTTCGAGCCGGGTGAGCAGCGCGGCGGGCGCGGGGACGGACCGGCGGGCGGCGTGCTCCTCGACGAGCATCCGGGTCTCGACGACGTCGGCGATCTCCTGCGCGGAGACGGGCAGGACGAACGCGCCCTTCTTCGGGTACAGCTCCAGCAGCCCCTCGGCCTGCAGCCGCAGCAGCGCCTCGCGCACGGGCGTACGGGAGACGCCGACGGCGTCGGCCAGCTCGCCCTCGGTGAGCATCGTGCCGCCCTCGTAACGCCGTTCGAGCACGCCCTGCTTGACGTGCGCGTAGACGCGGTCGGCGGCGGGGGCGGGCTTGACCGGGACGGCGGGGCTCGGGGGCATGCGCACAGCATAGATACAACAGGTATGCGTACGTCGCCGCCGTCCGCGATGCGGACAGAGGGTTCACGGGTACGCACGCGGACGCCCCCGGCGCCCGTCTGCGGGGCCGGGGGCGTGCGCGTTGCCTTCGTCGTACCGCCGTACGGGCGTCAGCCCCAGGTGAGCAGCCGCTTCGGCCGCTCCAGGACCGCCGCCACGTCCGCGAGCACCTTCGAGCCCAACTCCCCGTCGACGAGCCGGTGGTCGAAGGAGAGCGCGAGCGTCGTCACCTGCCGCGGC
Proteins encoded:
- a CDS encoding MFS transporter, producing the protein MTAVRAGGAPGARGLPGDPPGGLTAAAVWGVGVAVYFVAVTYRTSLGVAGIDAAERFDVGASALSGFSILQLLVYAGMQIPVGLLVDRFGTRRVLAMGIVLYTAGQFGFALSGTYGAALASRALLGCGDAMTFISILRLGARWFPARRGPLIAQLAGLVGMAGNLVSTLLLSRMLQEFGWTPTFAGSAVAGAVMLVLVLLFLRDQPRDYVPPPPEDHHGRGIRRQIAGAWREPGTRLGFWVHFTTQFPAMVFLLLWGLPFLVEAQGASRAEAGQLLTLLVLSNMAVGLVYGQLVARHHAARLPLALGTVAATAAVWGTVLSWPGAHAPGWLLVVLCCVLGACGPASMIGFDFARPANPPERLGTASGIVNMGGFTASMTTLLAVGLLLDATGDRYGIAFASIFVLQILGITQILRLRVRAHRRERERLVASRVSAVHVPA
- a CDS encoding GntR family transcriptional regulator, encoding MPPSPAVPVKPAPAADRVYAHVKQGVLERRYEGGTMLTEGELADAVGVSRTPVREALLRLQAEGLLELYPKKGAFVLPVSAQEIADVVETRMLVEEHAARRSVPAPAALLTRLEELLEEQRRHVEADDRAAAAATDRCFHATIVRNAGNDILVRLYDQLRDRQLRMGVALMNAQPGRMHRSLAEHAEILSALRGGSADTVAAAVHGHVASVRDLLRGDLR